The following coding sequences lie in one Benincasa hispida cultivar B227 chromosome 6, ASM972705v1, whole genome shotgun sequence genomic window:
- the LOC120079041 gene encoding NAP1-related protein 2-like, with the protein MVADKAKKSKSADTLDVDEADHIDVELVHYIEKLQEVQDELEKVNEEAGDKVLEVEQKYNEIRQPVYLKRNEIIKTIPDFWLTAFLSHPALCDLLSEEDQKIFRHLDSLGVEDQKDVKMGYSIMFNFNENPYFEDRKLEKTYTFFEDGAIKITGTTIKWKDGSGASNGVNGEKKGKKRPLAEDSFFSWFGETEQKDITELHDEVAEIIKEDLWPNPLKYFNNDIDEDEDNDSEAEDEENGDEDDDEDGEE; encoded by the exons ATGGTCGCCGATAAGGCTAAAAAATCCAAGTCCGCCGACACACTTGACGTCGATGAAGCTGACCACATTGACGTCGAGCTCGTCCATTATATCGAGAAGTTACAGGAGGTTCAAGACGAACTCGAGAAG GTTAATGAAGAAGCAGGTGACAAAGTTTTGGAAGTTGAACAGAAATATAATGAGATAAGGCAGCCTGTCTATCTGAAACGGAATGAAATTATCAAAACTATTCCAGACTTTTGGTTAACTGCT TTCTTGAGTCATCCTGCACTTTGTGATCTTTTGTCCGAAGAAGATCAGAAG ATCTTTAGGCATTTAGATTCTCTTGGAGTGGAGGATCAGAAGGATGTAAAGATGGGCTATTCCATCATGTTT AATTTCAATGAGAACCCTTATTTTGAAGATAGGAAGCTAGAAAAGACATATACATTCTTTGAAGATGGGGCAATTAAAATTACTGGAACAACAATCAAGTGGAAGGATGGCTCG GGTGCCTCAAACGGAGTTAATGGtgagaaaaaaggaaagaagcgACCCCTGGCTGAAGACAG CTTCTTCAGTTGGTTTGGTGAAACCGAACAAAAAGATATCACTGAGCTTCATGATGAA GTAGCAGAGATAATTAAAGAGGACCTATGGCCCAATCCCTTGAAATATTTCAACAAT GATATTGATGAAGATGAAGACAACGACTCTGAGGCAGAAGATGAG GAAAatggagatgaagatgatgacgaagatgGTGAAGAGTGA
- the LOC120079053 gene encoding protease Do-like 8, chloroplastic: protein MQVLACNTPQLRMVAKSGVSTSTHFLGRRELCFDSVSSVCSSSQPSTSNPSISEFISIRRSADDDSGDLASVVSRKFLFTTRRRTLFASLFLSLWPYPSSVFTAQALGDPSVTIDEVTPTISPSGTLFPTEERIVELFEKNTYSVVNIFDVTLRPQLNVTGMVEIPEGNGSGVVWDDQGHIVTNYHVIASTLARNPSAGQVVARVNILASDGIQKNFEGKLVGADRTKDLAVLKVDASNDLLRPIKVGKSSSLKVGQQCLAIGNPFGFDHTLTVGVISGLNRDIFSQTGVTIGGGIQTDAAINPGNSGGPLLDSKGNLVGINTAIFTQTGTSAGVGFAIPSSTVIKIVPQLIQFGRVVRAGINVDFAPDLIANQLNVRDGALILQVHANSPAAEAGLLPTTRGFAGNIVLGDIIAAIDNKPVKNKAELYKLLDEYNAGDKVILKIKRGGQTLDLPLILEESR from the exons ATGCAAGTTCTGGCATGTAATACTCCGCAACTGCGAATGGTGGCAAAATCTGGTGTTTCGACTTCGACCCATTTCTTGGGAAGGAGAGAACTGTGCTTTGATAGTGTGTCTTCTGTATGCTCTTCTTCCCAGCCCTCTACTTCAAATCCCAGCATTTCCGAATTCATTTCCATTAGAAG GAGTGCTGATGATGACTCTGGGGATCTTGCTTCTGTAGTGAGCAGAAAATTTCTCTTCACAACTCGTCGGCGGACGTTATTTGCTAGTTTGTTTCTGAGTTTGTGGCCTTATCCTTCTAG TGTATTTACAGCTCAAGCTTTGGGCGATCCATCTGTAACCATAGATGAAGTAACTCCCACTATTTCACCTTCTGGAACCCTTTTCCCTACAGAG GAAAGAATTGTCGAATTGTTTGAGAAAAATACATACTCCGTTGTCAACATTTTCGACGTGACTTTGCGTCCTCAACTCAACGTAACTGGTATGGTTGAG ATTCCTGAAGGAAATGGGTCCGGAGTAGTGTGGGATGATCAAGGACATATAGTAACAAATTATCATG TAATTGCAAGTACCCTTGCAAGAAATCCGAGCGCTGGGCAGGTTGTTGCACGAGTTAATATTCTAGCATCTGATGG GATACAAAAGAATTTTGAAGGCAAGCTTGTTGGTGCAGACCGCACGAAGGATCTTGCTGTTCTGAAG GTGGATGCCTCAAACGATTTATTGAGGCCAATCAAGGTGGGGAAGTCATCTTCTCTTAAAGTGGGACAACAGTGCTTGGCAATTGGAAATCCATTTGGTTTTGATCATACTCTCACAGTTGGAGTCATTAGTGGACTAAATCGCGACATTTTTAGTCAGACTGGTGTCACCATCGGGGGTGGAATTCAAACAGACGCAGCTATCAATCCTGGGAATAG TGGAGGTCCTCTACTTGATTCGAAAGGAAACTTAGTTGGCATCAATACTGCTATTTTTACTCAAACAG GAACATCAGCTGGTGTCGGTTTTGCAATCCCATCTTCAACTGTAATCAAGATTGTACCTCAGTTGATCCAATTTGGTAGA GTCGTGCGGGCTGGCATAAATGTAGATTTTGCTCCTGACCTAATCGCAAATCAACTCAACGTTCGTGATGGAGCTCTAATTCTGCAG GTTCATGCAAATAGTCCTGCAGCCGAAGCCGGACTTTTGCCCACCACCAGAGGTTTTGCAGGTAATATAGTACTTGGGGATATCATTGCTGCCATCGATAATAAGCCG GTAAAGAATAAAGCAGAATTGTACAAGTTATTGGATGAGTACAACGCAGGAGACAAAGTTATTTTGAAGATAAAGAGAGGAGGGCAAACTTTGGACCTGCCATTGATATTAGAAGAAAGTCGGTAG
- the LOC120079052 gene encoding uncharacterized protein LOC120079052 isoform X2 produces MFQKHHPSRFQKHALFSLHKTEEPISKVISRMKLLSNTQFSFPVNEHLYNILVVLFKALLVLFCALFPLLLGYFRYFKTSNHKQPLFEENCDEALQESFNHNEIETPFSALSFRFPTYEEFLTNRENVDSVRSDTSNESDFLEEHCSIPSNPDPNFSLHPKEVSENVSPNGLDCTNDVRIEDDNGFDEFDDSIEASKIEDSAEIESEDDNFIKALQIQIMKAKADAKAKSVLPSIPEESEYPITNENDLKPWKKEESFNHRDSIKELHIFHKLYIEKMRKYDTLNHQNTYAKELRRMQSKESVESVLSRGFCGCKPDKKTGETRGIDEELELVYVMQLWVSWEFIVWQYKKTLEIYGREGYGGCIFNEVAEKFEHFQVMIQRFMENESFDEGSRVECYVRNRLARRKLLQVPLVKRESNEREKIEEDSKEKKVHVEELQRGYRRR; encoded by the exons ATGTTTCAAAAACACCATCCATCTAGGTTTCAGAAACATGCTCTGTTTTCTCTTCATAAAACAGAGGAACCAATTTCAAAAGTTATCTCACGGATGAAGCTATTGTCCAATACCCAGTTTTCTTTTCCTGTTAATGAACACTTGTACAACATTTTGGTTGTTCTTTTTAAAGCATTATTGGTCTTGTTCTGTGCTCTGTTCCCACTCCTCCTCGGCTACTTCAGGTACTTCAAAACCTCCAACCACAAACAGCCTCTGTTTGAAGAAAATTGTGATGAAGCTTTACAAGAAAGTTTCAATCATAATGAAATTGAAACGCCCTTTTCAGCTTTAAGCTTTCGGTTTCCAACTTACGAAGAATTTTTGACAAATAGAGAGAATGTTGATTCAGTCAGATCCGATACTTCAAACGAAAGCGATTTTCTTGAAGAACACTGCTCGATTCCTTCCAATCCTGATCCAAATTTCAGTCTTCATCCCAAAGAAGTCTCAGAAAATGTTTCTCCAAATGGTTTGGATTGCACCAATGATGTCAGAATCGAAGACGATAATGGGTTTGACGAATTTGATGACTCTATCGAAGCTAGTAAAATTGAAGACTCTGCTGAAATCGAGTCAGAAGATGATAACTTTATAAAAGCTTTACAAATTCAGATTATGAAAGCCAAAGCCGACGCCAAAGCCAAATCTGTTCTGCCATCAATTCCCGAAGAATCAGAGTACCCAATAACAAATGAAAACGATTTAAAGCcatggaagaaagaagaaagcttCAATCATAGAGACTCAATAAAAGAACTCCACATATTCCACAAGCTATACATAGAAAAGATGCGAAAGTACGACACCTTAAATCACCAAAACACGTACGCAAAAG AGTTGAGAAGGATGCAATCGAAGGAGTCGGTGGAATCAGTTTTATCGAGAGGGTTTTGTGGGTGTAAGCCAGATAAGAAAACAGGGGAAACCAGAGGAATTGATGAGGAACTGGAGTTGGTGTATGTAATGCAATTATGGGTTTCTTGGGAGTTTATTGTGTGGCAGTACAAGAAAACCTTGGAGATTTATGGCAGAGAAGGTTATGGAGGTTGCATATTCAATGAAGTCGCTGAGAAATTTGAGCATTTTCAAGTGATGATTCAGAGATTTATGGAGAATGAATCGTTTGATGAAGGATCCAGAGTTGAATGTTATGTTAGAAATCGACTTGCTAGGAGAAAGCTTCTGCAAGTCCCTCTCGTCAAACGTGAGTCAAATG aaagagagaaaattgaGGAAGATAGTAAAGAGAAAAAAGTGCATGTTGAAGAATTGCAAAGAGGATATAGAAGAAGATGA
- the LOC120079052 gene encoding uncharacterized protein LOC120079052 isoform X1 — MFQKHHPSRFQKHALFSLHKTEEPISKVISRMKLLSNTQFSFPVNEHLYNILVVLFKALLVLFCALFPLLLGYFRYFKTSNHKQPLFEENCDEALQESFNHNEIETPFSALSFRFPTYEEFLTNRENVDSVRSDTSNESDFLEEHCSIPSNPDPNFSLHPKEVSENVSPNGLDCTNDVRIEDDNGFDEFDDSIEASKIEDSAEIESEDDNFIKALQIQIMKAKADAKAKSVLPSIPEESEYPITNENDLKPWKKEESFNHRDSIKELHIFHKLYIEKMRKYDTLNHQNTYAKELRRMQSKESVESVLSRGFCGCKPDKKTGETRGIDEELELVYVMQLWVSWEFIVWQYKKTLEIYGREGYGGCIFNEVAEKFEHFQVMIQRFMENESFDEGSRVECYVRNRLARRKLLQVPLVKRESNEDEVKNNKNKGGTEEDDKENAVKIDRLIKIQQESIRILWQFIEADKLVHISTLKCCLEAKQECTSPSHSKIQTQILLHLQKKERKLRKIVKRKKCMLKNCKEDIEEDDPNDDELCFLTMVDLKLVSRMLNMKRITRNQLSWCHHKLSCITFPNGKIEIRPSSFLFSSS, encoded by the exons ATGTTTCAAAAACACCATCCATCTAGGTTTCAGAAACATGCTCTGTTTTCTCTTCATAAAACAGAGGAACCAATTTCAAAAGTTATCTCACGGATGAAGCTATTGTCCAATACCCAGTTTTCTTTTCCTGTTAATGAACACTTGTACAACATTTTGGTTGTTCTTTTTAAAGCATTATTGGTCTTGTTCTGTGCTCTGTTCCCACTCCTCCTCGGCTACTTCAGGTACTTCAAAACCTCCAACCACAAACAGCCTCTGTTTGAAGAAAATTGTGATGAAGCTTTACAAGAAAGTTTCAATCATAATGAAATTGAAACGCCCTTTTCAGCTTTAAGCTTTCGGTTTCCAACTTACGAAGAATTTTTGACAAATAGAGAGAATGTTGATTCAGTCAGATCCGATACTTCAAACGAAAGCGATTTTCTTGAAGAACACTGCTCGATTCCTTCCAATCCTGATCCAAATTTCAGTCTTCATCCCAAAGAAGTCTCAGAAAATGTTTCTCCAAATGGTTTGGATTGCACCAATGATGTCAGAATCGAAGACGATAATGGGTTTGACGAATTTGATGACTCTATCGAAGCTAGTAAAATTGAAGACTCTGCTGAAATCGAGTCAGAAGATGATAACTTTATAAAAGCTTTACAAATTCAGATTATGAAAGCCAAAGCCGACGCCAAAGCCAAATCTGTTCTGCCATCAATTCCCGAAGAATCAGAGTACCCAATAACAAATGAAAACGATTTAAAGCcatggaagaaagaagaaagcttCAATCATAGAGACTCAATAAAAGAACTCCACATATTCCACAAGCTATACATAGAAAAGATGCGAAAGTACGACACCTTAAATCACCAAAACACGTACGCAAAAG AGTTGAGAAGGATGCAATCGAAGGAGTCGGTGGAATCAGTTTTATCGAGAGGGTTTTGTGGGTGTAAGCCAGATAAGAAAACAGGGGAAACCAGAGGAATTGATGAGGAACTGGAGTTGGTGTATGTAATGCAATTATGGGTTTCTTGGGAGTTTATTGTGTGGCAGTACAAGAAAACCTTGGAGATTTATGGCAGAGAAGGTTATGGAGGTTGCATATTCAATGAAGTCGCTGAGAAATTTGAGCATTTTCAAGTGATGATTCAGAGATTTATGGAGAATGAATCGTTTGATGAAGGATCCAGAGTTGAATGTTATGTTAGAAATCGACTTGCTAGGAGAAAGCTTCTGCAAGTCCCTCTCGTCAAACGTGAGTCAAATG AAGATGAAGTGAAAAACAATAAGAACAAAGGAGGAACAGAAGAAGATGACAAGGAAAATGCAGTTAAAATCGATAGGCTTATAAAGATACAACAAGAATCCATAAGAATCTTGTGGCAGTTCATTGAAGCAGACAAACTTGTTCATATATCAACTTTAAAGTGTTGTTTAGAAGCAAAACAAGAATGTACAAGTCCTTCACATTCCAAGATTCAAACACAAATTCTTTTACACCTCcaaaaa aaagagagaaaattgaGGAAGATAGTAAAGAGAAAAAAGTGCATGTTGAAGAATTGCAAAGAGGATATAGAAGAAGATGACCCAAATGATGATGAACTTTGCTTCTTAACAATGGTGGATTTGAAGTTGGTGTCGAGGATGTTAAATATGAAGAGGATTACAAGAAACCAGCTTAGTTGGTGTCACCATAAATTGAGTTGCATTACTTTTCCAAATGGGAAGATTGAAATACGGCCTTCTTcatttctcttttcttcctcttaa